In one window of Methanosarcina vacuolata Z-761 DNA:
- a CDS encoding nucleoside deaminase: MPTKSLPAIVEDKFFVKLSDLNIMRIAVLLAQKSYDEGGCPIGGVIIDNNTRRIIGKGHNTLVQDNDPYNHGETSAIRDAGRQDFSNTTIFTTLSPCDTCATLIYMRQFSRVVVGDVTNASGNEQMLREKGVKVDILEDPVGIELYAKYRAEKPELDMEDWKGLAAVRKAAR, from the coding sequence TTGCCCACGAAAAGTCTTCCTGCGATAGTTGAAGATAAATTTTTTGTTAAACTGAGCGACCTAAATATTATGCGTATAGCAGTTTTACTTGCGCAAAAAAGCTATGACGAAGGTGGGTGCCCCATCGGCGGCGTTATCATTGATAACAATACTCGCCGGATTATTGGAAAAGGACACAATACGCTTGTGCAGGATAACGATCCTTACAACCACGGTGAAACGTCAGCCATACGCGATGCAGGACGACAGGACTTCAGTAATACTACAATTTTCACAACGCTTAGCCCATGTGACACTTGTGCCACGTTAATATATATGCGCCAATTCAGCCGCGTGGTCGTCGGCGATGTTACTAACGCCTCGGGTAACGAACAGATGCTTCGCGAGAAGGGTGTCAAAGTCGATATCCTTGAAGACCCTGTGGGAATAGAATTGTATGCAAAATATCGTGCCGAAAAGCCGGAACTCGACATGGAAGATTGGAAAGGCCTGGCTGCCGTTCGTAAGGCTGCAAGATAG